The Rahnella aceris genome contains the following window.
TATGGCGCAGCCTGATGCGTGCGAAACGTAAGCTCTGCATCTTCTTTGGCTTTGTCGCCATTATTCTTTGTCTTTTCGGCGGGCTGATGTTTGCTGCCGAAGGCGGCAACGGCGGATTTACGTCGCTGGGCGCGTCTGTTTACTGGGCCGTGGTGACGCTGACGACGGTCGGATACGGGGACATTACACCGCATACTGCACTGGGAAGAATGCTTGCGTCGGTGCTGATCCTGCTGGGGTATTCGATCATCGCCGTGCCGACCGGGATTTTAACGGCTTATATGTCGCAGGAATTGGAAAAAGGGCGTGCTGCCCGTTCTTGTCAGACTTGTCTGCATTCTGGCCATGAAATAGATGCAAAATTTTGCGCACATTGCGGAGCGGTCTTAGCGGCCGATAAACCACAACCTGTTGAAAAATAGCCTGATAACTGTACATCTATTGAACTGTTCGGTACAAAATTAGACTAATTTCGCGCTTTACCGCAGCATTGCATTAAAAAGAGTTGCTATTAAAGGGCAGTCATGAGTAAATACATACCGGCCTGTGGTACAGACCTATTTATGCACGACATCCTGAGTAAAGTTGTTCCAATTTAAAGCGTTATCCATGATAACCCTGCTCTGACGAATTTCCTTCTTAGTGCCTCCATAAGTAACGACTGAAATCCGGCTATAACATGCCCATGGTGGCGAAATTTATTTTTAAAAGGTAATTCTTATGTCAATGATGAAAGGTCAGGTTAAGTGGTTTAACGAGTCTAAAGGCTTTGGCTTCATCACTCCTGCTGACGGCAGCAAAGATGTGTTCGTACACTTCTCCGCTATCCAGGATCAAGGTTTCAAGACCCTGGCTGAAGGCCAGAACGTACAGTTCACTATCGAGAACGGTGCTAAAGGTCCGTCTGCGGCTAACGTTACCGCTATCTAATCTTACTTTACCGCTGTTTCAGCGATAAAAGTACAGATGACAAAAACCCGCATGCGCGGGTTTTTTTACGTCTGTTGTTTGTCAGTTAACCGCTTATCAGTTAACCGTATCGTTGATACGCCGTTTGTCATTTCTGCGAGCGTCTGCTGTTTTATCCGGCGGTCTCTGGCAAAAAGATAAAAAAAAGCCCGCATAACGGCGGGCAAAATATTTCTTATGACATTCATTATGTACTTCCTCGGGGGGTAAGCACACCGCCAGTATAGAGAAAATGAAAGTCAGGATTCTTGCTTCAATTCGTTAAGAAAATGAAAAGGAGTCCCGCAGGGGTATTTTACCGTTTCGCATTATCTTTCCTTTCATGCCATGCCTTTGTGCGGTGGTCTGTACTACAATAATCATAATTGAAAACCATGGGATAACCTGATGAAAGTTAATGATCTTGTGACAGTGAAAACCGACGGCGGGCCGCGCCGCGAAGGTAAAGTATTAGCCGTAGAGGAGTTTTACGAAGGCGTCATGTATCTGGTTTCGCTGGAGGAATATCCGGCGGGCATCTGGTTCTTCAATGAAGGCGACACCAAAGACGGCACGTTTGTCGAACCACGTGAAGGTTCTGAATAACGTTTACGCTACATCCGTTACGAATAAAAAAATACCGGGGCAGAAGGTTTGCCACCGGTATTTTTTTACTTATTGCCCGTCCGGAATAACGCTGACGCGACTATCAGAACGTTTCCCAGTTCGGCTCATCGTTCACCCCTTTTGACGAACGGGAAGCCGGGCCGGGCAGGGCGCGGGATGATGCCGGGGACTGTGGCTGCGCACTGCGTGTGCTGCCATCCAGACGGAACACCGCGACAGCCTGTGTCAGGCGCGCGGCCTGTTCTTCCAGTGACGCGGCCGCCGCTGAGGCTTCCTGCACCAGTGAGGCGTTTTGCTGCGTGACACCATCCATTTCCGACACCGCCTGGCTGACCTGACTGATCCCACGACTTTGTTCATCCGATGCGGAAGCGATTTCACCCATGATGTCCGTCACATGGCTGACCGCGGTGACAATTTCTGACATCGTGTCACCTGCATCGCCCACCAGAATGCTGCCTTCGCCGACGTAATCGACGGATTCTTCAATCAGCGCTTCGATTTCTTTCGCTGCCTGTGCACTTCGTTGTGCCAGGCTGCGCACTTCGCTGGCCACCACCGCAAATCCGCGCCCCTGTTCACCGGCGCGTGCCGCTTCCACGGCGGCATTGAGCGCCAGAATGTTTGTCTGGAAAGCGATGCTGTTGATCACATTGGTGATTTCAGCAATTTTGGTCGAACTGCGGGAAATCTTATCCATGGTACTGACAACCTCCGCCACAATATTCCCGCCTTTTTGCGCTTTATTGGAGGCGTCGGCGGCCAGTTTGCTGGCGTGGTGGGCGTTTTCGGAGTTCTGTTTCACCGTAGCCGTCAGCTGTTCCATGCTGGCAGCCGTTTCTTCCAGTGCCGCCGCCTGTTGTTCAGTTCGCGATGATAAATCGGTATTGCCCGAAGCAATTTCTGTCGACCCCTGATAAATAGACACCGCGCCTTCACGTACGGTCAGCACCGTTGACGCCAGCGAGCGTTGCATTTGATCTACGTTGTTACTCAGTACGCCGATTTCATTTCGGCCATGTGCCCGGGTGGGCTGCGTCAGATCTCCCTCGGCAATTTTCTGAATGCGCATCACCATCCGGTTCAGCGGATGAATAATCACTTTGCGCATGACCAGATAAGTGATGAAGGTCAGGACCAGCGCCAGCAGGAACCCGCCGCCCATCAGGGTATAACCGAGCACGGCATTGCGCTGCGCTTTATCATTGATGGTGTTAGCGGTTTGGGTGCGATAGGCAATCGCCGCCAGCAGCGGGACGTTATTGGCGAGATCCAGGCCACGTACTGTTTCTGCTTCCTGAGAAATCACTTCTTCGAAATGTGCCTGTTTGGCCGATTCCAGCATCGGCGCCATGCCCTGAGTCAGATAGGCGTCGTAGGCTTTTTTCAGCGGTTCATCGAGCGCCCGATCTTTATCGGTTTTATTTGGCCGGTTGATATACATATCAAACGAGGTTTGTGACTGTTTAATGCGGCTGGCAGCGTCCTTCAGGTTTTGGCTAAACACATCCTGATCGCCAATACGCGCGGCTGCAGCAGCCTGAATCAACAGCAAACGTGCGGTACGCAGATGGTTTGAACTGTTGGAAAGCGCCAGACGGATTTGCAGCTCCTGGGTGGCGTTTGCCAGCGCGGCATTACTTTGCTTCAGAAAGAAACCGGAGGTGCCGATGGACACAGCAAAAAGGAAAAGGATCCCGGTAAGAATCAGGCTAATCAGGGTAACAAGGCGAATATTGCTGATAAAGGAGGTTCTGGTCGTTAACTGTGTAGGAGTATCCATTTTATTTTGTTCCGCTCAATTGATCCTGTATACCGCCTGTTCCGGGCGGTCAGTGACAGCGATAAAGGCATTGCCAGCGGGCAAGTCCGGCCTTGACGAAAAAAACGCCATAGGGTGTCATCGGCATTCCGGCGCAGGGATTCAGTTTATATTTGTGGCGGAGATCTCATTTTCAGAGATTAACGACGATTTCTACAGGCCACACCGTTGCGTAGCCTGTAGCAGGAGGCCGAAAGAGAGGGGCGGGGGGTTAATTGACGTAGATGCCGTTGGTAAGCTGATCACATAAACGGACGACGTGATAAATAATATGTTTATTCGGTGATTTTATTTTCCTTTTAATATTTCCCTTATAGGAAGACACCGTTTTGGTTTTAATTTGTAATTTATCGGATATTTCAATGGTACCGTTGCCGGACATCCACATCTTGAGCATCGCTGATTCAGAACGGCTGAGCATCACGGGCCGGGTATCGAGCATTCCGCTGCTGGCAGGATCCTGCGACTGCGGCAATAACGGATGATTGATTAACTGCTTAAGGGTATCGGCCTTAATGGATTTCGACGTGATAATCACGTTCTTACGCACAAAAATATACTCTTCAAAATGAATACGCGTACGGGACATAAAAATAAAAAACAGCGTATCAGGGTATTCGGTGATCAGTTCTCCCAGACGCTCTTTATTACCTGAATGAGGCGATATGCAATCCTCGTTAATAAAAACAAGGGAAGGATTCAGTTTGCTGCAACCATTGAGAAGCTGCTCAAAATGGCTGACGTAACTGATGTCTTGTTCACTGGCGAGAAATTGTTGCAATCCGAGACGCGTATACCGGCATGGATCCAAGATTATCGTTTGCATAGTAAGTCCCCATAGGACATCCCTGTTCTGCATAATGATTGGATTCTTTGGTGTCAGCACAAAAGGCACAAACTGCATGCTGACTCTACTTTTTGCATGAAATCTGTCCGGTTGGAAGTGATTTTTTTACCCCGTAAGAGGCAGGAAGGGGTTTGGTAAATTTGGTTTATGTCACAATTTATTTTGTGACTGAACAAAAAAATGACTCGAATTAAGACTATTCTTAATGGATGTAAGGACATAGAAGAAAAGCTAATTAATTATGATGTTACAGTAACACTCTGGAAGACATAACAATATGCTGATAACCCTGCGTATGCTTAAAAACAATTCACGAATGAAAATGGCAGGAAAAGCGGACGCAGTGCGTAAACACTGCGTCACAGAGATTACCAGTAGGACTGCCAGCATTGCGTCACGCGTGTCAGCGCTTCGACATAAAAATAGTCCCCCCAGCTGCAACACTCATCTACGCCTTTACCGCTCGCCATGTGATAGACAGAATGCTTAAGCAAACCGTCACAATCCTCCTGATCACCGGTAAGATAATTCTCAGTCAGTGAGTCCATCATGCGCAGCGCCATTTCTTCATAGCACGCACGTTTATCATCGGTGGCTGGCAGCGCGGTGGCCAGACTCAGCAGGCCGCAGACCGCAATAGCCGCAGCCGAACTGTCGCGAACGGCATCGGTGCCAAGCAGTGCAAGATCCCAGTGGCAGACATCGTCTTCCGGTAAGCGGTTAAGGAAATAATGCGCAAGACGCCGTGACAGCTCAACCTGATCTGCATCGCCGGTATAACGATAGCTGAGCAGAAAACCGTAGATGCCCCAGGCCTGACCCCGTGACCAGCAGGAGTCATCAGAATATCCCTGATGCGTATTACCAAAACGCGGCTCGCCGGTCACGGTATCCATGTAATAGGTGTGATAGGTCGAGGCGTCCGGGCGGACAATATATTTCGCCGCCTGTTCTGCATGGGCGCGGGCAGCCTCGGCGAAGCGCGGTTCACCGGTTTGCTCACTCGCCCAGTACAATAAAGGCAGATTCATATTGCAGTCGATAATCATGCGGCCAGCCTGTTCCGGGTCATTTAAATCGCCCCACGCCTGAATGATTTTCGCCTGGGTATTAAAACGTTCCATCAGCGCTTCAGCTGCGAGGAGTGCAAAACCGCGCGCCTGCCGGTTGCCGGTCAGTTTATACGCGCTGACGCATGAGAGGCTGTAGAGAAAACCGAGGTCATGCGTCGCGGTATCAATGCGGTTGGCGATACGGTTACCAAACGACGTGACCTGTTTTTCTGCCGCCAGCCGGTAACGATCATCGCCGGTCATTTCCCATGCCAGCCATAGCTGACCGGTCCAGAAACTGGTGGTCCACTCCACATTCTCTGTCAGCGGGTAATGGCCGTTTTCGCAGGTTTCCGCCGGGAACTTATTGCCGAACTTCTCCAGATTGCGGGAAATTTTGCTGAGCACCGTCTGGCGCGCGCGCTGCATTTTTTGTGCAAAGGCGATCTTATCCAGCTGATTCAGTTCCACGGGTAACAACGTCTCTTTCGCGATGGTGATAGTCATACCTTCTCCCTTTCCATTCCAATAGTTTCAACTTCAACCTGTTCAGCCGGTACGGGTGTGCCTGAGCGCAGGCTGTGGCAGGCCGATAACGTGAAGGCGGAAATCAGCGTAAAGCACAGTGCGATACCGCCCATAATCAGATAAGTGTGTTCAAAACCGATGCGGTCGTAGAAGTAACCAGCAGGGGGAGCGACCACAATCGAGCCGACATAAATCATGGCCTGATAGCCCAGCAGATACATGGTGGCGTTGACGCGTTTGCTGAAATGCTCGGCGATGTACTTAAACACTGACACCAGCAGCAGCGCGATTTCCAGCCCGTAGAACGGCTTGATAATGGAAATCAGCAGCGGATCGTTGGTCAGCCCGGAGGCAATCAGGCGTAATCCCACCAGTGCACCGACCAGCAGCAGGCTTTTCTTGGCGCCGAAATAATTCACCAGGAAAGGGATCACCATCATCATCAGGAATTCGAGGCCGGACTGCACGGTGCTCAGATAACCGTACCAGGCGTTGCCCTGTTCTTTAGTGTCGAAGAAGGTGACGAAATAACGTGAAAATTGCTGTTCGGCGACAAACATCATCCACGCCACACCGGCGACATAGAGCGAGAACATCCAGAACTTGCGGTTTTTGAGCAGTAAAATCACATCGCTGAACACGATCTTTTGTTGTGAAATCACGTCGTTATCTTTGAGTTCTTCATCACCGATTTTCAGCGACAACAGCACCGCCAGCATGACCAGCGAGGTGGCGCTGCTCAGCCCGAAGTTCCAGGCCGGGGAGAGATTAAACAGCACGCCGGAGAACGACGCGGCCAGCGCCCAGCCCAGCGAACCCCACATGCGGACCTGCCCGAACTCCATGTGATACAGGCGGCTGAAGCGGTCGGCGTAAGATTCGGATGCTGCGACACCGGCGTACCAGCCGAGGCTCAGATACAGCGCACCGACGATAATCCCGAGCATCAGATGGCTGTCCAGCAGGGGCTGATAAACGAAAATAAAGAACGGTGCCATCAGGGCAGAAACCAGCACGACAAAGTACAGCAGAGATTTGCTCATGCCGATTTTGTCCATGATATAGCCGTAAACCGGCTTCATGATCACCGCGAACACGCCGTTAACGGCAAACACGGTACCGATACTGACACTGTCGAGTCCGGCTTTTTGCCCCAGCCATAAGGCATATAGCCCGAAGCTTGAAGACCAGGTGAAGAAATACAGGAATATAAAGCTGCTCATTTTGTAGTAAGCCGTTTTACTGGCTGTTTTTATGGCTTTCATAGTGACTCCTGAAACGGATCCTGAGGATTAACCTAACGTGATGTGCCCGCTGTTACCCTGATATTGCCAGCGCAATTGTTGCCCCTGACGACTGACTTCCGGCCCGGCCAGCGCGCTGATATCACGGGTAGCAGACGCACATACGGCGCATATCAGCCAGTGAGAACCGGCAGGCAGTGACGATTTCAGCACCGGAATGGCGGCGGTTTCGGCGAACATAATGCTGCTGTTGGGCGGGGTGATAACAGCGGAGGCTTCGCGTGGTTCGCTTTCTTCAAGTGCGACAATCCGGCTGACGCCGTTGCGTGCCGTGACTGTCACCCCACGTTTTTCTGCTGACAGCTGTGTTTGCGTTGAAGGTTCCTGCATTACCGCGAAACCGCCTTCGGCCGTCTCCAGCGGACGCTGATTCTCGATGTGATGAACGCGCAGATGCCAGTCGCCGCAGGGGATCAGCCAGGTACGCACGGCAACGTCGTGCCACGGCAGCCAGCGGGAGTAAATCATCTCGCCGGTGATCCGCGTCTCTGCACAGTCCCGACGTCCGCGGAAATAACCGTCACTTTCCGAGAACATCAGCATCGAATCGCAACCGGCATGATTCAGCCCGTACCGGCCACGATCTAAAGTGAATCCGAACTGGCTGGAATAGGCGAATTTGGTGTATTTGGCTTCGGTATTCACAAAGTTATTCAGCTCAAGCTGCCCGGATGTCAGCATCACGACATGCTGGCCTTCGGCATCGCGGGTCAGGATCTGACTGGCATGAGGAATACAGTAAGCTGCGGGGAGTGCGGGAAGCGGGGCTTCTTCTGCCTGCCAGAAGGCATCGTCCGGCGGCAATGCCAGCACCAGGAACAGTTTGCATGCCCAGTAAGGTGAACCCGGCGCGTTATAGTCTTCAGCCATCACCAGATTCGGTGTGTGGTAACCAATGCTGAGCACGCCGTCGCGGTCGAAAATCGGCTCTTTTAGCCAGTGACGCAAATGACGCAAAATCAGCCCCTTGATAATACCCGGGCTGAACACCTCCAGTTTGCTGTACGCCGCCGCACTCCAGAACGCCGCTTCGGCAAAACGATAAGCCAGGCTACGTCCGAAAGGCACCGCCGCGCCGCCTGCTGAAAACATCGTAATGAAATCCTGTGCGAAACGTTGTGCGCGTTCACGTAACATGGCCGCACGCGGCGCATCCACATCGGCCATATTCTGTGCATACAGCAGCCCGTAATAATGAAACGCCATCGAAATGTAGTAATCACGCGGCCTGCCGGGACCGTCGGAATACCAGCCATCGCCCAGATAATATTCTTCCATCAGCGCAAATCGGGCCGCCACGGCTTCCTGATCCCAGGGTAATCCGGAGACTTTAAAACCCATCTGCACCATGACCGGGAAGAAATTCCAGTTATTATTCGGGATGGTGGCATCGCGTCCCTGATTCAGCCAGTCAGCCAGATTCTGTTGCTCCTGCGCGCTGAAATGCTGCAACAATTGCTTGTTCAGCAGCGTCAGCCCGACGCCAAACGCCGCCATTTCCACACAGCGCTGATCAAAATCACGGATTTTTCCCCAGTATTGCGGATGCTGCGGATCGGTGCCGAAACGAATGGCATTCAGATAAAAAGGCAAATCTTCACATTCACCGCCACCCGCCAGCAGCGGGAATATTCCCCACAACATGCGTGACAGCGCTTCCATTTTGGCAATCTCTTTGCCGTAATGGGTGGTGGAATTGCCCAGACTGATTCCGCTTTTGCCTTCTTCTGTATAAGGCGACACCGCCGCGAGCAATTCTTGCAAGAGATGCTGCACATCATCGCGGGTCTGTAACGGATTATTGATGTTCACTTTTTTCGGCGTCATAAAAACTCTCCCGGTGACGTGAGGGAAGCAGAAAATAAGGGTTTATTAATTTGAAATATTATTTCAATTCTCTGTGCTGCGAGTGAAATATAGAGAACTGAAAATCGCTGATTGTTACGTGCTTCACAGAATGGCGTGATTTTTGAAATTGTGATTACCAAACCACGATTAAAACGGCTTAAATTATAAAAAACTGACTGAAAATTGTGTTTTGTTGTCCTTGCCGTTAATGACGTAAAAATGAACTGAGGAAAACAGGAATGCCGGTATCTGATTATCTGGAACGCATTGCCCTTAATGAACGTCAGGTTTCCTTTAACCGGATGAACCGTGGGAGTGCTAATTATTTCCACTGGCATCAGTGTCTGGAGTTACTTTTCGTCAGTCAGGGTTACGGCATTGTCATTGTGGATAATCAGCAATACACGTTGCGCCCGGGACGGTTGTTTGTCTTTCCGCCTTTTAAACTGCACAAAGTGTTTGTCGAATCCGGTGAAAAGAACCTGTATTTGCGCACTACCATTCATCTGGACCACCAGTTGCTGGATGGCTGCCTGCAATCGTTCCCGCAACGCCGGGCACGGTTCGCAAGTTTGTGGGATGCCGACCGCGCGGCACACATTTATGATCTCAGCGAACATGCCAGCCATATAGAAGTCATTCTCGAGCAGTTCAATCAGTTGTCTGAAGCGCAGGCCGATCAGTGGGAAGAAATTACCCTACTGATTTTGCAACTGATGGCCTTTATGCCCGCAGAGGACGCAATGCCGAAAACCATCAGCCGGACAACGGCCTCTAAAGTGATGCAGTGGATTGAAGAAAATTACGTGCAGAAGTTTTCTCTGGCGCAGCTCTCAGCGGCCATCGGGTTGTCAGAAAGTTATATCTCGCGGGTTTTCGGGCAGGAAACCGGGGGCTCCATTCAGGATTACCTTGCCACCCGGCGGGTTAAAAGGGCATGTGAATTACTGCGTTCCACCGACCGTTCGGTCGAAGAAATCGGACTGCAATGCGGATTTACTGACGCGCCGTATTTTATTACCCGTTTTAAAAAGATGATCGGCAAAACGCCGTTGCAGTATCGCAAGGCGGCATTTTCTCTGACGACTTAACGCCAGCTGGCGGGGGCAGAGCCGAGCGGTGAAGCCGGGAAGCGCCAGTGTAATGTCGTATTTTCCAGACGAACAGGAGGAAGCAAACGCCGGGCATTGCCCCAGACCGTACGTTCCTGTTCGGGCAAAAAGTCGGCCGGATCCGCGGATTCAATCAGTGGTTCGCCGCTTTCTGCTAAGGTGCCATTTTCCATCAGTTCGCGGGCGGTACGTGCCAGTGAAAGGCGGCATTCGCTGCCCTGACTGGTTTCCATACGTTGCGCCAAACCCTGCAGCACTGCCGCAGCCATCAGATAGCCGGTAGTGTGATCCAGCGCCTGAACCGGCAGCGGAACAGGCTTGTGACGACCGGAACGCTGCATTCCCTGTTCAGCGATCCCGCAGCTCATTTGCACCAGACTGTCAAACCCGCGCCGTTCGCGCCACGGCCCGCTCCAGCCATAGGCATTCAGGCACACATCCACCAGCCCTGGCGCAATCGCGCGACGCTGTTCACTGCCGTAACCCAGTTTGTGCAGCGCGCCTGCGCGATAGCCATGCACAATCACATCCGCGTCCCGCAGTAATTCTTCGAAACGGTGCCGGTCCTGCGGGTTATGCAGGTTCAGCCGCGCACAGTGTTTACCCAGCGTGACATCCGCTTCCTGACTGGGTTCATCCCAGCCAAAGGGATCAATGCGTAATACATCAGCGCCCAGTCCTGCGAGAAAACGCGTCGCCACCGGCCCGGCGATAATCCGTGTCAGATCGAGTACTTTCACGCCCGCCAGCGGCTGTTGCGGGGATAATTCCCAATGCGGCGGTGCCACTTTAACGGACAACGCATGCTGAAAAAGAGGTTCCGCGTTCAGCGATTTTCCCTGAACATGCTGCTGCCATTCTTCCGGGCTGAGCATCTGCGCGGCACATCCACCTGCCCGCACCACGGCGTGTTCCAGTGCTGCTTTTTTCCACATCACCACCCGCAGCGCCAGCGCCTCGCGGTTTTCCGCTTTGCCGAGCAGTGTTTCAACCACCTTACGGTGCGCGGGGGCATTGGTATGCAAACGGATCCAGCCGTCTGCCGTGGCGTAATCACCCGCCAGACTGTCCCAGGCTGGCGGTATTTCCCAGCCGTCAGGCCGGATACTGGTTTTACACCACAGCGAGGCCAGACGGCGATCCACGGTTACGGCATCGTGTTTGCCGTTTCTGAGGGCGACCAGTTGCGACACTGCGATTCCTGCCAGCGCAACAGAGGCGGCAATCAGCGGGGTTACCGGATAATAAGAGGGAAGATTTCCGGCACCGCTGACATGGAGCGTGCAGGGGAGTGAAATTTTGCCGGTTAACTGCGCGTATAGCGCACGGGCTTTCTCCTGAATCAGTTCATCGGACATGCTGAAACCTCTTGCAGTAAAACAAAAAATCACAAAGCGATGAGATTTCAGCATAGCAGGGCGGACACAAAGGCGTGCTAACCCGGCGCGGATAACACGCTGAATCATGAGTGATAGTAACCTTCCGGTAACAGAATTTTCCTAAAGTCACCGGGGGGTTACGCACCTCAACAGGGCAGGAATTACGGCTAAAACCGGCGTTTCTGAAAACCGGCTCATCCCCTGTCATACGGGGGATAAGCACTGTCATAAGCGCTAACTTTTTCAAGCGAAATATTAGCTGAATGCATTCAATTTCTTGTACTCGGCTTGTGAATTTTACGTTAGCCTTAGGGTCGAAAATTCTGAATACGCGGGGACTGCGTTTTTGTGACGAAGCCCCCGGATTTTTTTGCCCAGTACAGGAAACGATTCTGGCATGGAACGAAGAGCATTTATTAAAGCATCTATGGCATTCGCCGCCTGGTGTGGTGTGCCGGCTATGTCCACACTGTTCACCCGTTCCGCAGAAGCGGCAGAGGCGAATGTGGCAGACGGCGGCGAATTGCCGTTTGATTTCAACGCGCTGAAAAAAATGGCGAAAGATTTGGCGGACAAGCCCTACGGTGGCGCGCCGCAGCCGTTGCCGAAGACGCTGGCTGAACTCACGCCACAGGCCTACAACGCGATTCAGTATGATCATGCACATTCGCTGTGGAATGGTCTGCCTGACCGTCAGCTTGATGTGGAACTGTTTCACGTCGGCATGGGCTTCAAACGCCGCGTGCGCATGTATTCTGTAGATCCGGTGAAACACATGGCGCGCGAAATCCATTTCCGCCCTGAATTGTTTAACTATCACGATGCCGGTGTGGATACCAAACAACTGGAAGGCTTCTCAAATCTTGGTTTCGCCGGTTTTAAAGTCAATAAAGCCCCTGAACTGACGCGCCGCGACGTGGTTTCCTTCCTCGGTGCCAGCTATTTTCGTGCAGTAGATGATACCTACCAATATGGCCTGTCAGCCCGTGGTGTGGCGGTCGATACCTTTACCGATCAGCCGGAAGAATTCCCTGATTTCACCGCATTCTGGTTTGATACGCCAAAACCTGGCGACACGACTTTTACGGTTTACGCCTTGCTGGACGGCATGAGCATTACCGGCGCGTATAAATTCGTGATCCACTGCGAACCGACCCGTGTGGTGATGGAAATTGAAAACCATCTGCATGCCCGCGAAGATATCAAACAACTGGGCATTTCTCCGATGACCAGCATGTTCAGTTGTGGCACCAGTGAACGTGGCCGTTGCGACACCATCCACCCGCAAATCCACGATTCTGATCGCCTGGAAATGTGGACCGGTACCGGTGAGTGGATTTGTCGCCCGTTGAACAACCCGCAGCGATTGCAGTTCAACGCCTTCAGCGACAACAGCCCGAAAGGTTTTGGTCTGTTGCAACTCGACCATGAATTCAATAATTATCAGGACGTGATTGGCTGGTACAACAAGCGTCCGAGCCTGTGGGTAGAACCGGTCGGGGACTGGGGGAAGGGCGCCGTCAATCTGATGGAAATCCCGACTACGGGTGAAACCCTGGATAACGTGGTGTGCTTCTGGCAACCGGAAACACCGGTGAAATCCGGTGCTGAATTTAGTTTCAGCTATAAGCTGTACTGGAGTTCCGTACCTCCTCACCGCAGCCCGCTGGCGAATGTGCTGGCGACCCGTACCGGTATGGGCGGTTTCCCGGAAGGGTGGGCGCCGGGTGAGA
Protein-coding sequences here:
- the cspE gene encoding transcription antiterminator/RNA stability regulator CspE, producing MSMMKGQVKWFNESKGFGFITPADGSKDVFVHFSAIQDQGFKTLAEGQNVQFTIENGAKGPSAANVTAI
- the dsrB gene encoding protein DsrB yields the protein MKVNDLVTVKTDGGPRREGKVLAVEEFYEGVMYLVSLEEYPAGIWFFNEGDTKDGTFVEPREGSE
- a CDS encoding methyl-accepting chemotaxis protein: MDTPTQLTTRTSFISNIRLVTLISLILTGILFLFAVSIGTSGFFLKQSNAALANATQELQIRLALSNSSNHLRTARLLLIQAAAAARIGDQDVFSQNLKDAASRIKQSQTSFDMYINRPNKTDKDRALDEPLKKAYDAYLTQGMAPMLESAKQAHFEEVISQEAETVRGLDLANNVPLLAAIAYRTQTANTINDKAQRNAVLGYTLMGGGFLLALVLTFITYLVMRKVIIHPLNRMVMRIQKIAEGDLTQPTRAHGRNEIGVLSNNVDQMQRSLASTVLTVREGAVSIYQGSTEIASGNTDLSSRTEQQAAALEETAASMEQLTATVKQNSENAHHASKLAADASNKAQKGGNIVAEVVSTMDKISRSSTKIAEITNVINSIAFQTNILALNAAVEAARAGEQGRGFAVVASEVRSLAQRSAQAAKEIEALIEESVDYVGEGSILVGDAGDTMSEIVTAVSHVTDIMGEIASASDEQSRGISQVSQAVSEMDGVTQQNASLVQEASAAAASLEEQAARLTQAVAVFRLDGSTRSAQPQSPASSRALPGPASRSSKGVNDEPNWETF
- the rcsA gene encoding transcriptional regulator RcsA translates to MQTIILDPCRYTRLGLQQFLASEQDISYVSHFEQLLNGCSKLNPSLVFINEDCISPHSGNKERLGELITEYPDTLFFIFMSRTRIHFEEYIFVRKNVIITSKSIKADTLKQLINHPLLPQSQDPASSGMLDTRPVMLSRSESAMLKMWMSGNGTIEISDKLQIKTKTVSSYKGNIKRKIKSPNKHIIYHVVRLCDQLTNGIYVN
- a CDS encoding glycoside hydrolase family 88 protein, with amino-acid sequence MTITIAKETLLPVELNQLDKIAFAQKMQRARQTVLSKISRNLEKFGNKFPAETCENGHYPLTENVEWTTSFWTGQLWLAWEMTGDDRYRLAAEKQVTSFGNRIANRIDTATHDLGFLYSLSCVSAYKLTGNRQARGFALLAAEALMERFNTQAKIIQAWGDLNDPEQAGRMIIDCNMNLPLLYWASEQTGEPRFAEAARAHAEQAAKYIVRPDASTYHTYYMDTVTGEPRFGNTHQGYSDDSCWSRGQAWGIYGFLLSYRYTGDADQVELSRRLAHYFLNRLPEDDVCHWDLALLGTDAVRDSSAAAIAVCGLLSLATALPATDDKRACYEEMALRMMDSLTENYLTGDQEDCDGLLKHSVYHMASGKGVDECCSWGDYFYVEALTRVTQCWQSYW
- a CDS encoding oligosaccharide MFS transporter — protein: MKAIKTASKTAYYKMSSFIFLYFFTWSSSFGLYALWLGQKAGLDSVSIGTVFAVNGVFAVIMKPVYGYIMDKIGMSKSLLYFVVLVSALMAPFFIFVYQPLLDSHLMLGIIVGALYLSLGWYAGVAASESYADRFSRLYHMEFGQVRMWGSLGWALAASFSGVLFNLSPAWNFGLSSATSLVMLAVLLSLKIGDEELKDNDVISQQKIVFSDVILLLKNRKFWMFSLYVAGVAWMMFVAEQQFSRYFVTFFDTKEQGNAWYGYLSTVQSGLEFLMMMVIPFLVNYFGAKKSLLLVGALVGLRLIASGLTNDPLLISIIKPFYGLEIALLLVSVFKYIAEHFSKRVNATMYLLGYQAMIYVGSIVVAPPAGYFYDRIGFEHTYLIMGGIALCFTLISAFTLSACHSLRSGTPVPAEQVEVETIGMEREKV
- a CDS encoding DUF2264 domain-containing protein produces the protein MTPKKVNINNPLQTRDDVQHLLQELLAAVSPYTEEGKSGISLGNSTTHYGKEIAKMEALSRMLWGIFPLLAGGGECEDLPFYLNAIRFGTDPQHPQYWGKIRDFDQRCVEMAAFGVGLTLLNKQLLQHFSAQEQQNLADWLNQGRDATIPNNNWNFFPVMVQMGFKVSGLPWDQEAVAARFALMEEYYLGDGWYSDGPGRPRDYYISMAFHYYGLLYAQNMADVDAPRAAMLRERAQRFAQDFITMFSAGGAAVPFGRSLAYRFAEAAFWSAAAYSKLEVFSPGIIKGLILRHLRHWLKEPIFDRDGVLSIGYHTPNLVMAEDYNAPGSPYWACKLFLVLALPPDDAFWQAEEAPLPALPAAYCIPHASQILTRDAEGQHVVMLTSGQLELNNFVNTEAKYTKFAYSSQFGFTLDRGRYGLNHAGCDSMLMFSESDGYFRGRRDCAETRITGEMIYSRWLPWHDVAVRTWLIPCGDWHLRVHHIENQRPLETAEGGFAVMQEPSTQTQLSAEKRGVTVTARNGVSRIVALEESEPREASAVITPPNSSIMFAETAAIPVLKSSLPAGSHWLICAVCASATRDISALAGPEVSRQGQQLRWQYQGNSGHITLG